ATAGCGATGCTGACGCGAAATTCGATAGTGTTTTAACTTTCGATGCGGCAGATATCGCACCTATGATTACCTATGGTACCAACCCTGGAATGGGCATGGGTATTCAAGAGCATATTCCGGCAACTGGTGCACAACCAGAAAAAGAAAAACTTTCGTACCAGAAAGCGTTAGATTATATGGGCTTTGATGATGATTCATCTTTGATCGGAAAACCGATTGATTATGTGTTCATTGGAAGCTGCACCAACTCACGCATTGAAGATTTACGCGAAGTTGCCGATTTTGTTAAGGGTAAGCGCAAAGCCGATAATGTTACGGTCTGGATTGTTCCAGGTTCGAAACAGGTTGAGCAACAAGCTAAAAACGAAGGTTTGGATAAAATTTTCGAAGCCGCTGGTTTCCAATTACGCGAACCGGGCTGTAGTGCCTGTTTAGGAATGAACGAAGATAAAATCCCAGCAGGTAAATATTGTGTATCTACATCAAACAGAAACTTTGAAGGTAGACAAGGACAAAATGCACGTACTTTATTAGCCAGTCCACTTACCGCCGCAGCTGCTGCAGTAACCGGAAAAATTACCGATGTAAGGGATTTGCTGGAGAAGGTAGAAGGTTAAAACTAAATGCCAAGCCTAATCGTCATTGCGAGGCACGAAGCAATCTTAATGCGATTGCAAGCTAAGTAGATTACTTCACAATGACGGATAATAAACATATGATACTAGAGGTTGCCGTATTAAATGTAAAAGCTGGATTATCGGCTGATTTTGAAAAAGCTTTTAGCGAAGCCCAAAAAATCATTTCATCGATGGAAGGTTACATTTCGCATCAGCTTCAAAAATGTGTAGAGGTAGAAAATAAATACATACTGCTGGTAAACTGGAAAACTTTGGAGGCACATACCGAAGGTTTCCGGGGATCAGCAGAATACCAGGATTGGAAAAAGTTATTGCATCACTTTTATGATCCTTTCCCAACAGTTGAACACTTTGAGATGGTAGAGGGTTGTAGGGCTTAAGGCGGAGGGTAAAAACTTAAAGCATAAAATTACCCCCATTAAGCAAAAGGCTTAAAAAAATAAGATAAAAAGTGGAATACAAGTCTCGCTACTTGGTACTCCCTACTTGATACTAATTGACATGAAAAAATTCACAAAATTAACATCGGCAGTAGTGCCTTTAAATATAGAAAACATCGATACCGACCAGATTATCCCTGCGCGGTTTCTAAAAGCGACTACGCGCGAGGGCTTTGGCGAAAATTTGTTCCGCGATTGGCGTTATGAGAACGATAACCAGCCTAAAGCCGATTTCGTGATGAATAATCCAACTTACGGTGGTCGGGTATTAGTTGCAGGAAAAAACTTTGGTTGCGGAAGTAGTCGTGAGCATGCAGCTTGGGCCATTCAAGATGCCGGTTTTGATGCAGTAATTAGCAGCTTCTTTGCCGATATTTTTAAAGGAAATGCCTTGAATAACGGTTTATTACCAATCCAGGTAAGTGACGAGTTCTTGGCGCAGATTTTCAAAGCGGTTAACAACAATCCAAAATCGGCCTTAGAAGTTGATTTAGAAAACCAAACGGTTACCATTGTAGAAACTGGTGCTCAAGAATCATTTGAAATCAATCCATACAAAAAATCGTGTCTAATAAATGGTTATGATGATATCGATTTCATCTTGAACCAAAAACAATTAATTGAAGCATTCGAACAAGCAAAATAATGTTTAAACCATTCCTTCACATACAGGATTTAAACTTAAGTTACCACAACAAAGTGGTGCTCAGGGATTTGTATTGGGAAATGAATATTGGCGAAAGCTATGTAATTGGTGGACAAAGCGGAACAGGAAAAACATCGCTGGGCAAAGCTATTGCAGGCCTGATTCCATATCAGGGAAGTATAGAAATTGATTTCGATCAATTGAGCAAGCTTCCAAAAGAGGTCCTTTACGTAGAAAGCTGGTACCAGTTTAAAAACCTAGAAGGAGTTGCCAATTTTTATTACCAACAACGTTATACCAGCCAGCAAGCAAAAGAAACTTTAACGGTTCATGCCGAATTGGTTAGTTATGGCAAAGAAAAAGGCCTTCACTTCGATCAGGTTGAACCTATTTTAGAGGCTTTAGGCTTTGCTACTTTTGCCAGTTCACAACTAATCGAATTATCAAGCGGCGAACATAAAAAGCTGCAACTGGTTAAAGCCCTATGGTTAAAACCTCAGTTGTTGATTATTGATCAGCCTTATACCGGTTTAGATGCAGCTTCGCGCAAGAACCTGAACATTTTGTTGGATCAGATTGCAGAAGAAGGCGTTCAATTGCTCTTAATCTGTAATGATACCGAACTACCAAGTTGCATTGGTTCTTTTGCTGAAATAAAAAATGGACAATTGGTTAAAGTAGATGCATTAGAAACGTCTGCTAGTTCCGAAAGCCATTTGAGAGAAATTCCGGATTTCTTAAAAGAGTCGCCCGTTTACAGTTCTCAGAACATTGTTAAAATGGTTAACGTAAATATTAACTATGGCGAAAAACAGGTGCTGAAGAATATCAACTGGGAAGTAAAGGCTGGAGAAAAATGGCTTTTACAAGGCCCCAACGGATCGGGGAAATCAACATTACTGAGTTTAGTGAATGGCGATCACCCGCAATCTTACGCCAATGAGCTTTATTTATTCGGTAACAGACGTGGAAGTGGCGAAAGCATTTGGGACATTAAACAGCATATCGGTTTAATCTCTCCTGAGTTTCATTGGTATTTCGACCCTACTGCTACCGTTTGGCAAAGCATTGCCTCGGGCTTTTATGATACAGTAGGACTTTTCCAACAGCTGCCTTATACCAAAAGTACGCAGGTAGATAAACTGGTGGAATACTTTGGCCTAACTGAAAATAAAAATGAATTATTAACCGCACTTCCACTCGGTAAACAACGATTGGTATTATTAGCGCGAACAATTATAAAAAATCCTGAACTATTAATTCTGGATGAACCTTGCCAGGGTTTAGACCAACAGCAAACAAAACATTTTAACCAATTGGTTGATGAACTGTGCAGCAATGGGATGACCCTGATTTATGTTGGCCATTTTGAATCGCAGCTGCCAACCTGCATTGAAAAAAGAATATTGTTAGAAAAAGGCGAAGTAAAAGTCGTCGAAACTATACTAGAAAACGTTTAGTACAATGAAGAAGAACATTTTAGTAATACCTGGAGATGGTATTGGACCCGAAGTTACCACTTGGGGAAAAGCAGCATTAGAAAAAATTGGCGAAATTTTCGGACATGAGTTTACATTCGAAGAAGCTTTAATGGGCCATGCAGCTATTGAAGTTACCGGAGAGCCTTTGCCTGATGAAACTTTAGAAAAAGCAAGACAAAGTGATGCTATCCTTTTTGGAGCAATCGGTCACGCCAAATATGACAACGACCCTAGTTTAAAAGTTAGACCAGAACAAGGTCTGCTGAAAATCCGTAAGGAACTGGGTTTATTTGCCAACCTCCGCCCGATATTACTATTTGACGAACTTCTTCAGGCATCGAGTATTAAACCAGAAATTTTAAGGGGAACCGATATTTTGTTCTTCCGCGAATTAACTGGCGATGTTTACTTTGGTGAAAAAACGCGCTCCGAAGACCGTAATACCGCTTCGGATTTAATGATTTATCACCGTTATGAAGTAGAACGTATTGCGCATAAAGCTTACCAGGCCGCACAGCAACGTAACAAAAGATTATGTTCGGTAGATAAAGCAAATGTTTTGGAAAGTTCTCGTTTATGGCGCGAAACCGTTCAGGAAATTGCAAAACAATATCCTGATGTAGAAACAGAGCACATGTTTATCGATAATGCAGCCATGCAGTTGATCAAAAACCCTAAAAAATTCGATGTGGTTTTAACCGCCAATTTATTTGGTGATATTTTGACAGATGAGGCTTCGCAGATTGCAGGTTCAATGGGTATGCTCGCTTCAGCATCTGTTGGCGAAAGCACAGGTTTTTTCGAGCCCATCCACGGTTCTGCACACGATATTGCTGGCAAAGATTTAGCCAATCCATTGGCTTCTATCCTATCGGCAGCATTAATGTTGGAAATTGGATTCGGACTAAAAGAAGAAGCTAAATTATTGGTTGATACTATCGACCAGGTATTGAAAGAAGGTTTTAGAACACACGATATTGCCGACCAAAATACAAACCGGTTTAAAGTTTTAGGCACAGCCGAAATGGGCAAATTGGTTCTTAAATTCTTATCACAAAAATTAATCACTTCCTAAACTTAAGATTATGATTCACGACCCAAACAAAGTTTATATTTTCGACACGACATTACGTGACGGCGAGCAGGTTCCAGGCTGCCAGTTAGATACAAACCAAAAAGTAGAAATCGCTAAATCACTTGAGCTTTTAGGTGTTGATGTGATTGAAGCAGGTTTCCCGGTATCTAGTCCCGGAGATTTTAACAGTGTAATTGAATTATCAAAAGCGGTTACCAACCCGATTATCTGCGCTTTAACCCGTGCAAATAAAAACGATATCGATGTTGCTGCAGATGCTTTACGTTATGCAAAAAGACCTCGTATTCACACAGGAATTGGCTCATCCGATTTTCACATAAAACATAAATTTAACAGTACCCGTGAAGAAATTTTAGAACGTGCTGTTGAAGCCGTAAGGTATTCGAAAAAATTTGTTGAGGATGTGGAGTTTTATGCTGAAGATGCCGGCCGTGCCGACATCGAATTTTTAGCTAAAATGGTTGAGGCGGTAATTGCTGCCGGTGCAACTGTGGTAAATATTCCAGATACCAATGGCTATTGTTTACCAGACCAATACGGTTCGAAAATTCTTTATTTAAAAGAAAACGTAAAAAATATCGATAAAGCCATTATTTCGGTGCATTGCCACAACGATTTAGGCTTGGCTACAGCGAATTCTATCGCAGGCTTACAGAATGGTGCACGCCAGGTAGAATGTACCATTAACGGCATCGGTGAGCGCGCAGGCAATACATCTATGGAAGAGGTCGTCATGATTTTAAAAACGCATAAGGTTTTAGGTTTAAATACCCAGATTGATGCGACACGTTTTTACGAAATGAGCCATATGGTGCGCAACCAGATGAACATGCCGGTACAACCAAATAAAGCAATTGTTGGTGGAAATGCATTTTCTCACAGCTCAGGTATTCATCAGGATGGTTTCTTAAAAAACCGCGAAAACTATGAAATTATTAAGCCAGAAGATGTTGGTTTCCCTGATGCTACAATTGTATTAACAGCAAGAAGTGGCCGCCACGCTTTAAAACACCATTTAGACCGCTTAGGCCATAAATTGGAAAAAGACCATTTAGATATTGTTTACAAACAGTTTTTAGTTTTGGCCGACAGCAAACAAGGCATTAACGACCATGATTTAAATCAATTGGTTGCTTTACATTTAGCTTAATGCGGTTAGGGTTTAGTAAGCGGTTAGCGTTTTAAGACAAATGCACTAACTTATTTTTCTAAACCTGATCCGATAGCTATCGGATGGAATGAGCATGAAGCGCAGCAGAATAAAACGTAAAGCAGGACAGCTGCAACCGATGGAACACCAAACCCTGCTTTACAAAAAACACAAGTGAAATATTAGTCTCGATACTCATATCTCTCTTCTTGATACTAAATTATGGATACTACAACACCAAATACACTAGATTTTCAATCTGCACATCAACGGTTAAAAGGCGTGGTAAAACGCACACCTTTAGAGTTTAACGCCGGACTTTCTGCACATTACAATGCCAATATTTATTTAAAAAGAGAAGACCTGCAGATTGTACGCTCATATAAATTGCGTGGTGCCTATAATAAAATTAGCACGTTACCGCAAGATGCATTGATTAATGGTGTAGTTTGTGCCAGCGCGGGCAACCATGCACAGGGTGTAGCCTATTCATGCAAGAAACTAGGCATTAAAGGTGTTATTTTTATGCCAGAAATTACCCCAAAGCAAAAGGTAAAACAAACCTATATGTTTGGTGGCGACAGTGTAGAGGTAGTTTTGGTTGGTGATACTTTCGACGATTGTTTGAAAGAGGCTTTGGCTTATAGTGCCGAAAAATCGGCTACTTTTATCCCTCCATTTGATGATGAAAAAGTAATTGAAGGACAAGCAACGGTTGGTGTAGAGATTTACGAAGACCTGCCGGATTTAGACATTTTGATAATGCCTGTTGGCGGTGGTGGTTTGGCCTCAGGCGTGAGTGCTTATATGAAAACCGTTAAACCTGATGTAAAACTGGTTGGTGTTGAGCCGCTGGGTGCACCATCTATGGTTACAGCAATGGAACACGGCGGCCCTTACACTTTAGAAGAAATAGACCGCTTTGTGGATGGTGCCGCTGTAAAAAGAATCGGGCATATTACTTATGAGTACTGCAAGGATCTTCTGGATCAGATGCATTTAATCCCAGAAGGAAAAATATGTACCACCATATTAAAATTGTATAACGAAGATGCCATTGTGGTTGAACCTGCAGGAGCACTCTCCGTGGCTGCATTAGATCAGCTTAGAGACCAGATTGTAGGCAAAACGGTAGTTTGTATTGTAAGCGGTGGAAACAACGATATTGAGCGTATGCAGGAGATTAAAGAAAAATCTTTGCTATTCGAAGGTCTGAAACATTATTTCATTGTGCGCTTCCCACAAAGGCCAGGCGCCTTAAAATTATTCGTAAACGAGGTTTTAGGCCCACAGGATGATATTACCCGTTTCGAGTTTATTAAAAAAACGAATAGAGAAAATGGCCCTGCATTGGTTGGTATAGAACTTTCTAATAAAAACGATTATGCAAGTTTATTGCAGCGCATGAAAGATTTTAAATTTGAAATTATTGAACTAAACCAAGACCAAACTTTGTTTGAATATCTGGTTTAAAGATTAACCGCAAAAAACGCAGAATTTAACACGATCGTCATGCTGAATTTATTTCAGCATCTTTCTAATACGGAAAGACCCTGAACGACATTCAGGGTGACGCAAAAATAAAAAAATGAATTTCAAAGACTTAAGCAACCAGGCATTAATTTCAGACGGCGATATCGACTGGGAAAATTTAGGTGCAGGTGTAAAACGCAAAATCATGGCTTACGATAACAACCTGATGTTGGTTAAAGTAGAATTTGAAAAAGACGCCATTGGCACCATTCACAACCACCCACATTTACAGATGAGTTATGTAGCCAAAGGAAGTTTTGAAGTAACGATGGGCGATGACAAAAAGGTGTTAAATGAAGGAGACGTATTTTTTGCACCATCCAATGTATTCCATGGTGTGGTTTGCTTAGAAGCAGGCCTATTAATCGATATTTTTAACCCGCATCGGGAAGATTTTTTGATTACGTCACCCTGAATTTATTTCAGGGTCTTTGTTAAATAAGATGCTGAAATAAATTCAGTATAACGACAATTTAATTACTCAAAGGTAAACTTCACATTCTTGTAGCCCAATCCTTCAATAATTGGCTTAAGCACGGTTGTAGCATTAGTTTTCGTCTGCGTTAAAATGGTCGATTTTTTAACTTCAGCAGTAATTTGCCTTTCGGCTGCTTTATACGCTTCATCTACCAGGTCAGCTTCACGAAAGAAAGCCATTTTCGTGTCGTAAACACGAGAGTTTTTATGGTCTATTTTTACGTAGCAAATTTCAGGCTGTGGCAAATTTACTACAGCAGTGTCCGCATCAATATCAATATCTTCACGCGTAATTTTTGTTAAGTCGATACAACCTACCGCTTCGGCCTTAACAATCAACAAAACACTAGCTTCGGGCAAAAAATCTGTTTTATTTTTGTGTTCTAAAACATCGCTGATCTGATACCTCACCAGCTCTAATTTACCAATAGCCTCAATTTTTTCAACCAAAAGCTGGTGTTTGCTTTCTACAGAGGTATTGATACTAAACTTTTTAGAGATAAATAAATACCCTGCAACGACTAAAATTAACCAGGGTAAGAGGCGAAAAAAGAGCTTCATATTGATAAAAACTTGGCTGTGAACATTTGTGCATTTAATCTGTTGCACAATAATTAATCCATAAATCTTTAATTATATTTTTTTGGCAGCAGATTTGTAATAGCAATATCACACACAAATAAAAACTAATCAACATGAAAAAACTTACCATCTTAATGCTTTGCATTGCCACACTAGGTCTGGCTTCCTGCAAAAAAGAAACTGTTTATCAAGAATTAAGAGCTAAAACTTACAATTTCACTATTAACTCAAATGAATGGGTGCGCAATGCCAATGGGAGTTATTCTGTAAGTAAGCCTTTAGCCGCTATTGATGGCGTAACATTAGATGACGAAGGCGTTCTAGTCTATTTTGAGCACCCAAGTGATCCAAATGGTGATATTCAATTACCTTATACATTCAATTACAATGCTTTTAGTTATAAAGTTTCTAATGGAGGTTTAAGGTTTGATGTTCAAGACACTAATAATTTAACAGCTACAGTTCCACCTAACTATAATACTTTGGTAAAGGTTGTTATTATTCCGTCTGATTATGCTGGAAATTAAATTTTAAAAATCTTTAAAACTCCAAAAAACGACTGATGTTCAATTGAACGTGGTCGTTTTTTTTATGTTCTCCCCTGTTTAGCTGCAAGGCACGGATGTTCACACCATTTCTCTCTAAAAGCAGTTCATCGTAAAAACCTTTGTAGTACACATCCTTTACTTCATAGCGCCTACTGCTCCAACTATTGCTTATTTCGGCCCATTCGGGGTAAAACACAACGAATTCCTTTTCTGTTTTTAAACCGATTTTTTCGGCATCGGCTTTCGATAAAACCACGGCATTACCCAAAATCTGCGCAGTATAAATGTTTTTAGGATGTTGGTAAATTTCGGATGGTTTTCCAGTTTGTAAAAGTTCTCCATTTTTTAGAATAAGTAACTGATCGGCCAGGAATAAACCATCGGCAGGATCGTGCGAAACTAAAATTACAGTAACCCCTGTTTCGGAGGCTACACGTTTGATATCAGCTCGTAGCTGGTTTTTAAGCAAAGCATCAACCTGGCTAAACGGTTCGTCTAAAAGTAAAACCTGCGTATCGGCAACCATTGCTTTTGCTATAGCCACACGCTGCTGCTCCCCCCCGCTCAGTTCAATAATCTTTTTATTTTGAAGCGGTAAAATCCGTAAATGATCCATAATCGCCAAAGTTTTTTCCGCTTTGGTTTTAAGGTCGGTATTCGATAGTTGTGAGGCAATATTATCATAAACCTTAGCATAAATATTTAATGAAAAATCCTGCGTAACCATTTTCATCTGCTTGTGCCCAGGGATGAGTTGTTCGTCCGGTCCTTTAACCCACTGATTTTCGAAAAAGATTTCACCTGAATCGGTTTTCAGCAATCCGTAAATGGATTTAAGTAAAGTCGATTTTCCGCTACCGCTCTCACCAATAATAGCTACCACATCGCCCCTTTTAATGTCGAAACTTACATTTTTAATTCCACCGGCCTGTTCTGCCTGATATTGCTTGGTTAAATTTTTAACGCTGATTAGGATATTGCTCACACGGTAAAGATAAGAAAAAGGTAGAGGGTTTTAAGGAGGAAGGCTTAAGTGCAAACAAAATTACACGTGCATTATATTTTATTTTTGCACGTATACAAGCATCTGTGTATCTTTACATCAATACATCTTGACGTCAGCAATTATAAGGCCATGAACACTAAACTAACCTTAACTATAGATAAGTCTGTTATTAAACAGGCAAAAGCTTATGCAGAACAGCAAGGTAGAAGCCTGTCTGCAGTGGTAGAGAATTATTTAAAAGCTGTTATCAAAAAAGAAGAGATTGTAAAAGATGATGATGAGCTTTCTCCAATCATAAAATCTTTGATGCTCCGCCCAAAAGTAGAACTACCTGATAATTATGATTATAAAAAAGAACTGGAGAAAGTCAGGGATGAGAAATATCAAAAATATTTAAATAATAATGAAAGATAACATTCTCATTGATTCTGATGTTTTACTTGATTTTTTTCTGAAACGAGAACCATTTTTTATTGATTCATCAAAAATTCTGAATTTATGTGTCAACCAAAAAATCAATGGTTTTGTTTCGGGTTTAATAATAGCCAACACGTATTATTTGTTGAGAAAACACTTTAGTCATAAAGATATTTTGGCCGACTTTAAGATATTATTTACTTTTTTAGATATTTTAATAATTGACAAAAACGTTATTTTGAATTCAATCGATTCTGAATTCATAGATTTTGAAGATGCACTCCAAAATTTTTCGGCTGAAAACCATGGATCAATTAATGCTATAATTACGCGAAATATTAAAGACTACAAAAGGAGTAAGTTAAGTGTATTAACGCCTGCAATGTTTCTAAAAACATTATAAAACAAAAAATCCTGTCTCGCCTAACCGAAACAGGATCTGTTTTATTTGTGTGTTGCTGTGTTTTAATTTAATCCGAAGGTAACCCCGAAACTCATATTTTTTAAACCAGCTTGCTGAGAAGTGGTAAACATATCATTAAAGTAATATTTGGTAAACAAGCCTATGCCTCCGTATCCAAATCTAACTGTACCTCCGTAACGAACCGATTGAAAGTGGTAGCTATCGTATTGTTTCTCTTTACCGCGTTCTTCGCTAATCTGTTTAATTTTTCCATTTAACAAAAAGCTAACTTCAGGACCTAAAACCAGGTAAAATCTTTTACCATTTTTGTTTTCATTGGTACGGAATTCAAAATTTAATGGAATATGCACATAACTGCTAGAGAAACGGTTTTTTGAAAAATGTACGGGTGCCTGATCGGTATATACAAATTCATTAGCGTTTTT
The nucleotide sequence above comes from Pedobacter riviphilus. Encoded proteins:
- a CDS encoding antibiotic biosynthesis monooxygenase family protein; translation: MILEVAVLNVKAGLSADFEKAFSEAQKIISSMEGYISHQLQKCVEVENKYILLVNWKTLEAHTEGFRGSAEYQDWKKLLHHFYDPFPTVEHFEMVEGCRA
- a CDS encoding PIN domain-containing protein codes for the protein MKDNILIDSDVLLDFFLKREPFFIDSSKILNLCVNQKINGFVSGLIIANTYYLLRKHFSHKDILADFKILFTFLDILIIDKNVILNSIDSEFIDFEDALQNFSAENHGSINAIITRNIKDYKRSKLSVLTPAMFLKTL
- a CDS encoding cupin domain-containing protein; the protein is MNFKDLSNQALISDGDIDWENLGAGVKRKIMAYDNNLMLVKVEFEKDAIGTIHNHPHLQMSYVAKGSFEVTMGDDKKVLNEGDVFFAPSNVFHGVVCLEAGLLIDIFNPHREDFLITSP
- the leuD gene encoding 3-isopropylmalate dehydratase small subunit; the encoded protein is MKKFTKLTSAVVPLNIENIDTDQIIPARFLKATTREGFGENLFRDWRYENDNQPKADFVMNNPTYGGRVLVAGKNFGCGSSREHAAWAIQDAGFDAVISSFFADIFKGNALNNGLLPIQVSDEFLAQIFKAVNNNPKSALEVDLENQTVTIVETGAQESFEINPYKKSCLINGYDDIDFILNQKQLIEAFEQAK
- a CDS encoding ATP-binding cassette domain-containing protein; translated protein: MFKPFLHIQDLNLSYHNKVVLRDLYWEMNIGESYVIGGQSGTGKTSLGKAIAGLIPYQGSIEIDFDQLSKLPKEVLYVESWYQFKNLEGVANFYYQQRYTSQQAKETLTVHAELVSYGKEKGLHFDQVEPILEALGFATFASSQLIELSSGEHKKLQLVKALWLKPQLLIIDQPYTGLDAASRKNLNILLDQIAEEGVQLLLICNDTELPSCIGSFAEIKNGQLVKVDALETSASSESHLREIPDFLKESPVYSSQNIVKMVNVNINYGEKQVLKNINWEVKAGEKWLLQGPNGSGKSTLLSLVNGDHPQSYANELYLFGNRRGSGESIWDIKQHIGLISPEFHWYFDPTATVWQSIASGFYDTVGLFQQLPYTKSTQVDKLVEYFGLTENKNELLTALPLGKQRLVLLARTIIKNPELLILDEPCQGLDQQQTKHFNQLVDELCSNGMTLIYVGHFESQLPTCIEKRILLEKGEVKVVETILENV
- a CDS encoding ABC transporter ATP-binding protein, coding for MSNILISVKNLTKQYQAEQAGGIKNVSFDIKRGDVVAIIGESGSGKSTLLKSIYGLLKTDSGEIFFENQWVKGPDEQLIPGHKQMKMVTQDFSLNIYAKVYDNIASQLSNTDLKTKAEKTLAIMDHLRILPLQNKKIIELSGGEQQRVAIAKAMVADTQVLLLDEPFSQVDALLKNQLRADIKRVASETGVTVILVSHDPADGLFLADQLLILKNGELLQTGKPSEIYQHPKNIYTAQILGNAVVLSKADAEKIGLKTEKEFVVFYPEWAEISNSWSSRRYEVKDVYYKGFYDELLLERNGVNIRALQLNRGEHKKNDHVQLNISRFLEF
- a CDS encoding DUF4230 domain-containing protein, with protein sequence MKLFFRLLPWLILVVAGYLFISKKFSINTSVESKHQLLVEKIEAIGKLELVRYQISDVLEHKNKTDFLPEASVLLIVKAEAVGCIDLTKITREDIDIDADTAVVNLPQPEICYVKIDHKNSRVYDTKMAFFREADLVDEAYKAAERQITAEVKKSTILTQTKTNATTVLKPIIEGLGYKNVKFTFE
- a CDS encoding 2-isopropylmalate synthase translates to MIHDPNKVYIFDTTLRDGEQVPGCQLDTNQKVEIAKSLELLGVDVIEAGFPVSSPGDFNSVIELSKAVTNPIICALTRANKNDIDVAADALRYAKRPRIHTGIGSSDFHIKHKFNSTREEILERAVEAVRYSKKFVEDVEFYAEDAGRADIEFLAKMVEAVIAAGATVVNIPDTNGYCLPDQYGSKILYLKENVKNIDKAIISVHCHNDLGLATANSIAGLQNGARQVECTINGIGERAGNTSMEEVVMILKTHKVLGLNTQIDATRFYEMSHMVRNQMNMPVQPNKAIVGGNAFSHSSGIHQDGFLKNRENYEIIKPEDVGFPDATIVLTARSGRHALKHHLDRLGHKLEKDHLDIVYKQFLVLADSKQGINDHDLNQLVALHLA
- the ilvA gene encoding threonine ammonia-lyase IlvA, producing the protein MDTTTPNTLDFQSAHQRLKGVVKRTPLEFNAGLSAHYNANIYLKREDLQIVRSYKLRGAYNKISTLPQDALINGVVCASAGNHAQGVAYSCKKLGIKGVIFMPEITPKQKVKQTYMFGGDSVEVVLVGDTFDDCLKEALAYSAEKSATFIPPFDDEKVIEGQATVGVEIYEDLPDLDILIMPVGGGGLASGVSAYMKTVKPDVKLVGVEPLGAPSMVTAMEHGGPYTLEEIDRFVDGAAVKRIGHITYEYCKDLLDQMHLIPEGKICTTILKLYNEDAIVVEPAGALSVAALDQLRDQIVGKTVVCIVSGGNNDIERMQEIKEKSLLFEGLKHYFIVRFPQRPGALKLFVNEVLGPQDDITRFEFIKKTNRENGPALVGIELSNKNDYASLLQRMKDFKFEIIELNQDQTLFEYLV
- the leuB gene encoding 3-isopropylmalate dehydrogenase translates to MKKNILVIPGDGIGPEVTTWGKAALEKIGEIFGHEFTFEEALMGHAAIEVTGEPLPDETLEKARQSDAILFGAIGHAKYDNDPSLKVRPEQGLLKIRKELGLFANLRPILLFDELLQASSIKPEILRGTDILFFRELTGDVYFGEKTRSEDRNTASDLMIYHRYEVERIAHKAYQAAQQRNKRLCSVDKANVLESSRLWRETVQEIAKQYPDVETEHMFIDNAAMQLIKNPKKFDVVLTANLFGDILTDEASQIAGSMGMLASASVGESTGFFEPIHGSAHDIAGKDLANPLASILSAALMLEIGFGLKEEAKLLVDTIDQVLKEGFRTHDIADQNTNRFKVLGTAEMGKLVLKFLSQKLITS
- a CDS encoding DUF6364 family protein, translating into MNTKLTLTIDKSVIKQAKAYAEQQGRSLSAVVENYLKAVIKKEEIVKDDDELSPIIKSLMLRPKVELPDNYDYKKELEKVRDEKYQKYLNNNER